GGGGGCCCGCCCGGGCTCCCCGGGGGTCGCCCAGCCCCTGGCCCGGTGTGCGGTGCGCCGCACACGGGCGTGGTTCAGCGCGCGCCGCTCTCCTGCGGCGCCGAGGGTCCCGCGGCGGGGAGCCAGGACGTCCCGGCCTCCGGGTGCGTCGGAGCCGGGAGCCAGGGCGTCCCGGACTCCGGGCGTGTCGCGGCCGGAGCCTGTGGCTGCCGCGAGGCGTGGCGCGCCGCGACGGGGATCCCGGCGGCCTCCGGATCCCGGCGCGCCCGGACCGTCGCCGCATCCCGGCGCTTCGAAGTCACCGGTATCCCGGTGGGGACGCACGCCGTGACCAGGCCGCCCAGTATCAGCAGGCTTCCGGCCGCGGCCGGCGCCGTCAGGTGTTCGTGCAGGGCGAAGACGCCCAGGACGGACGCCGCGAGGGGTTCGGCGAGGCTCAGCGTGCCGACGGCGGCCGCGCTGGTGGAGCGCAGGCCCGCGGAGAAAAGCCAGTACGCCAGGGCGGTGGCGGCCAGTCCCAGCCAGGCGATCAGGCCCAGCGCGGCCGGCTGCGCGAGGGCGGCCACCGAGCCGGCCATCCAGGGCAGCAGCGGCACGGACCCCAGCAGCAGGGCGAGCGCGGACACCGTCGGCAGACTGATGCCCGGATGGTCGGTGGCGAGCCGCCGGGCGTACACGGTGTACAGGCCGTAGCAGACACCCGACGCCGCTGCGGTCAGCAGCCCGAGCACGTCGGGCCCGGCGCCGTCCGGCACGAACAGCAGCGCGCAGCCCAGGACCGCCGCGCCGGTGGAGATCAGCCAGGTACGCGTGAGGACCTCACCGGTGACGAACCGGGCGATCAGCCCGGTGGCGACGGGCCCGACGCCCAGCGCGACGACGGTGGCGAGGGCGGCGCCGGTGCGGGCGGTGGCGTAGAGGAAGGCCGCCTGGAAGACGCCGGTCGCCAGGGCGCAGACCAGCAGCGGGCGGACCAGCCCCTGCCGCAGCGCCGGGCGGAGCCCGCGCAGGTGACGCCGGCAGAGCAGTGCGAGCACCGTGCCGCCGACCACGAGCCGCCAGCCGCCGAGCGCGGCGGGGCTCATGACGTCGCCCGCCAGGGCCTGCGCGGGGCCGACCGTGCCCCACAGCAGCGCCGCCCCGAGCACCAGTCCGGCACCGCCGGAGAATCCGTACTTCTGTTGCCTCATGCCCCGTAGGCTAGGTATTGGTTTGAGAAGAGTGACGCACCACCGAACTTCGTGAGGCACAAGCACAT
The DNA window shown above is from Streptomyces sp. NBC_00670 and carries:
- a CDS encoding DMT family transporter translates to MRQQKYGFSGGAGLVLGAALLWGTVGPAQALAGDVMSPAALGGWRLVVGGTVLALLCRRHLRGLRPALRQGLVRPLLVCALATGVFQAAFLYATARTGAALATVVALGVGPVATGLIARFVTGEVLTRTWLISTGAAVLGCALLFVPDGAGPDVLGLLTAAASGVCYGLYTVYARRLATDHPGISLPTVSALALLLGSVPLLPWMAGSVAALAQPAALGLIAWLGLAATALAYWLFSAGLRSTSAAAVGTLSLAEPLAASVLGVFALHEHLTAPAAAGSLLILGGLVTACVPTGIPVTSKRRDAATVRARRDPEAAGIPVAARHASRQPQAPAATRPESGTPWLPAPTHPEAGTSWLPAAGPSAPQESGAR